One Maribacter sp. HTCC2170 genomic window, CTATGCTGGTTTCCCGTTTTATGGAAATTGGGGAAAAAGAGTTAACCCTAAAACAATTGATTCGTCTGAGTATCATATTAGGTGGTTTTGGACTATTTATTTTAATTGTTGGTGGCGCAATGAGAGGATTGGGGTCGATAATGATAATGACCGCTCTATTGTTTTGGGTCTATAAATATGTAATCAAAGGTGCTGCTATCAAATTCCAAAAAAACGTAATGACACGTTTGGAAAATGGGTATGAAAAACAATTAAAAAATGCCCTAAGGGGAAAAAACGTGTATTGGTATTTTGGCTTAACCTTTTCGTTATTAATTGTTGTTTTCATGCTTTTTGGCAAGTCTGTGGGTAGTGGAAGAACAAAAATCGAATTCTTTCCCGATAACAAACCAAATGAGATATATGCATATATCGAATATCCCCAAGGCACATCTATCGAAAAGACCAACGAACTTACCCTTGATATAGAAAAACGTGTTTATGCAGTAATCAATGAGGACAAGTATAAAAAAGGAGATTTCAATTATTTAGTAGAATCTGCTGTATCTCAAGTGGGTGAAGGTGCGGGCAACCCTTTTACTGATGGTGGTTCTGCTGCAGAAATGCCACATCGAGGAAAGATTACGGTATCAATGCGTGAATTTAAACATAGAGGTGGTCGTGATACTGAGGAACTACGTCTAAATATTCAAAATGCCTTAACGGGCATCTATCCAGGTGTCGCTATTTCAGTTGAAAAGAATGCGGAAGGACCTCCAGCTGGTTATCCCATCAATATTGAATTAGAAGGAAAAGACTATGATGAGCTTATCAATACGGCTGAAAACATGCGCAACTTCATTAATGGCAAAAACATTGCTGGAATTGAAGAACTTAAAATTGATGTAAACAAAAGTAAGCCGGCCATGGAAGTTGTGGTTGATCGTGAAAAAGCTGGTGAATTAGGCGTATCTGTAGGTCAAGTAGGATCCCAACTTAGACGTTCATTGTTTGGTGAAAAAGCTGGAATCTATAAAAAGGATGGTGAAGATTATGATATAAATGTTAGGTTCAATGAAGATCTCAGATACAACACAAGTGCCTTGTTCAATCAGAACATTATTTTCAGAGACCCTGCGAACGGCCAGATTAAGGAAATCCCCGTATCTGCTGTGGCTTCCCAACGAAACACCTCATCTTTTAGTGCTATTAAACATAAGGACAATGAACGTGTTGTCACCGTTTATAGCCAACTAAAACCAGGATTTAGTGATGCTGGTGCCATTGTTGCCGAAATACAAAAAGAAATGGAAGAGTATAAAAATCTTCCATCAGGCATTAATATTGATTACACAGGACAAATCGAAGAACAGAATAAACAAATGCAATTTTTAGTTGGTGCATTTTTCTCCGGGTTGGGATTGATTATGTTGATTTTGATTTTCCAATTTAGTGGGATCTCGAAGCCTATCATTATAATGATTGCAATATTCTTAAGTTTTATTGGTGTATTTGGAGGGCTTATGATTACAGGGAACGCGTTCGTGATAATGATGACCATGATGGGTATTATCTCATTAGCAGGTATTGTTGTAAATAATGGCGTGGTATTACTTGATTACACCCAGATTCTTATAGATCGTAAAATGTTAGAATTGGGCCATTCAGAAAATGAACTACTCTCTAAAGAAGAAGTAACAGAAGCTATTGTTAAAGGTGGTAAAGCAAGATTGAGGCCTGTTCTGTTAACGGCAATCACTACTGTACTGGGGTTGATACCTCTTGCAATCGGCTTGAATATAGATTTCTTCTCTTTATTTTCAGAATTCGACCCTAAAATTTATATTGGTGGAGACAATGTGGTTTTCTGGGGGCCTTTGGCATGGACTGTTATTTACGGATTGATAGTGGCTACATTCCTTACCTTAATCATTGTTCCAGTCTTGTTCAATATTTCCTATAGA contains:
- a CDS encoding efflux RND transporter permease subunit; this encodes MSKQLKNANKEFRLSSWAIDNPSVIYVMIAIFLYIGFQSYNAMPREDFPEIVDTKVYISTPYPGNTAEDIERLITDPLEDKLKNVSNVVDIISTSQEDYSIITVEFDEDITIQEAKQKVKDEVDGEKASEDWPTFNNAKVEPNVFDLSLSESFPIMNVSFTGDYPTEKLKEFAEHLQDEIEDLPEIKEVDIRGAQEKEVEVAVDIHRMMAAKVSFQDVLSAIGNGNMTMSAGNLKTSGQRRTIRIMGEIENPKKLDEFVVKSENGAVYLKDIAEVTFEEEDKTTFAREFGENVVMLDIKKRAGKNMIAASDKIKDLVKDQAENYYPADLSISIANDSSERTLNQVDDLVNNIIFGILLVVTVLMFFLGFRNALFVGFAIPMSMFMSFMILSMLGYTLNTMILFGMIMGLGMLVDNGIVVVENVYRLMSEGMPRIEATKKGIGEIAFPIIISTATTVAAFIPLGLWPGIFGQFMILMPITLSVVLGSSLFVAIFMNSMLVSRFMEIGEKELTLKQLIRLSIILGGFGLFILIVGGAMRGLGSIMIMTALLFWVYKYVIKGAAIKFQKNVMTRLENGYEKQLKNALRGKNVYWYFGLTFSLLIVVFMLFGKSVGSGRTKIEFFPDNKPNEIYAYIEYPQGTSIEKTNELTLDIEKRVYAVINEDKYKKGDFNYLVESAVSQVGEGAGNPFTDGGSAAEMPHRGKITVSMREFKHRGGRDTEELRLNIQNALTGIYPGVAISVEKNAEGPPAGYPINIELEGKDYDELINTAENMRNFINGKNIAGIEELKIDVNKSKPAMEVVVDREKAGELGVSVGQVGSQLRRSLFGEKAGIYKKDGEDYDINVRFNEDLRYNTSALFNQNIIFRDPANGQIKEIPVSAVASQRNTSSFSAIKHKDNERVVTVYSQLKPGFSDAGAIVAEIQKEMEEYKNLPSGINIDYTGQIEEQNKQMQFLVGAFFSGLGLIMLILIFQFSGISKPIIIMIAIFLSFIGVFGGLMITGNAFVIMMTMMGIISLAGIVVNNGVVLLDYTQILIDRKMLELGHSENELLSKEEVTEAIVKGGKARLRPVLLTAITTVLGLIPLAIGLNIDFFSLFSEFDPKIYIGGDNVVFWGPLAWTVIYGLIVATFLTLIIVPVLFNISYRMKIRLKKLRNKGNATSSSEKLEAAA